One Legionella hackeliae DNA segment encodes these proteins:
- a CDS encoding DMT family transporter, which produces MLKNENGSKGLLFLILAQIMVGINIVSSKILLVSIPLSFLLMMRFTLATLILFPLHWMSPARQHSLRYYFTQLSRKDWYFIFAQALSAGVLFNCLMLLGLHYTDANIAGIITSTLPAIIAIMSWIILKEKIAGKQGFCILFATLGLAIIAYDKLQGVHTVHSFIGDSIILFSLLPEAAYYVLCKISPNRLPVFITSALMNGINALLLIPTGIYYYFGIPHLDLSAWWILFLLGLSSGLFYVFWYFGCQLVDGIMASLSTAVMPLATVILAWIILGEQLTVWQCVGMGLVLLSIVIYAKK; this is translated from the coding sequence ATGTTAAAAAATGAAAATGGGTCAAAAGGATTATTATTTTTAATCCTCGCTCAAATTATGGTTGGAATTAATATCGTATCTTCCAAAATTCTTCTCGTGTCCATACCCCTGTCTTTCTTATTGATGATGCGCTTTACGCTAGCAACATTAATATTATTTCCCTTGCACTGGATGAGTCCTGCAAGGCAACACTCTCTTCGCTATTATTTCACGCAACTTAGCCGTAAGGATTGGTATTTCATTTTTGCCCAAGCTCTTTCAGCAGGCGTTTTATTTAATTGTTTGATGCTTTTAGGATTGCATTATACGGATGCCAATATAGCTGGGATTATTACCAGTACACTGCCTGCTATTATTGCTATTATGTCCTGGATTATTCTGAAAGAGAAAATTGCAGGTAAACAAGGTTTTTGTATTCTTTTTGCCACATTAGGCTTAGCAATTATTGCCTATGATAAATTACAAGGTGTACATACAGTCCATTCCTTTATAGGCGATAGTATTATCCTTTTCTCACTTTTACCTGAAGCAGCCTATTATGTTTTGTGTAAAATAAGTCCTAACCGTCTACCGGTGTTCATTACCTCAGCACTGATGAATGGAATCAACGCACTCCTGCTAATACCCACAGGAATTTATTATTATTTTGGTATTCCGCATCTGGATCTTTCAGCCTGGTGGATCTTGTTTCTTCTAGGATTAAGCTCAGGTTTATTTTATGTATTCTGGTATTTTGGCTGTCAGTTAGTTGATGGAATTATGGCTTCGCTTTCGACAGCTGTCATGCCTCTAGCTACCGTTATCCTTGCGTGGATTATTCTTGGTGAGCAATTAACTGTCTGGCAATGTGTAGGCATGGGGTTAGTTTTACTATCTATCGTTATTTACGCAAAAAAATGA
- a CDS encoding antitoxin Xre-like helix-turn-helix domain-containing protein has product MKTSTQVSLMVPNEVAWKALKNVIERFNFTKDEALRLMGDMPVSSYYKGIKKLDGNLTRDEKERISLLLGIYKNLRILFVDSSQAMSWINRENTLPPFNGITPRSYLMEGSLMRLAEVRRFLDFWRGY; this is encoded by the coding sequence ATGAAAACTTCTACTCAAGTATCCTTAATGGTTCCTAATGAAGTGGCATGGAAAGCTCTGAAAAATGTAATTGAGCGCTTTAATTTTACCAAGGATGAAGCCCTTCGATTAATGGGAGATATGCCTGTTTCTTCTTATTACAAAGGCATAAAAAAACTGGATGGTAATCTAACTCGAGATGAAAAAGAACGCATTTCTTTGCTATTAGGAATTTATAAAAACTTACGGATTTTATTTGTTGATAGTAGCCAGGCAATGTCATGGATTAATAGAGAAAATACCTTACCTCCCTTTAATGGGATTACCCCCAGAAGTTATTTAATGGAAGGGAGTTTAATGAGGTTGGCTGAAGTAAGACGATTTTTAGATTTTTGGAGAGGTTATTAA
- a CDS encoding AraC family transcriptional regulator produces the protein MSNSLSLRSYTSETHTHSHDFAQLVLPLRGQLELEIGGKSGIVNEATGAYIHSNTQHCFASGEDNLFLVVDFLNTSANWNCHHMPSFMQLNAPLKNYLAFAHSYLGSHSNPQTDSLLYQLLINLLTSELTTPDRCVIQVKLWIEQHLATPIDIGHLAKQCHISKSQLQRRFKQNTGFSVAQYCSTAVMPLATVILAWIILGEQLTVWQCVGMGLVLLSIVIYAKK, from the coding sequence ATGTCAAATTCTCTATCTTTACGCTCATATACAAGCGAGACACACACTCATAGCCATGATTTTGCGCAATTGGTATTACCCCTTAGAGGCCAACTTGAACTGGAGATTGGTGGTAAATCCGGAATTGTAAACGAAGCGACAGGGGCTTATATTCATTCAAATACACAACATTGCTTTGCCAGTGGCGAAGATAATCTATTCTTAGTGGTAGATTTCTTAAATACTTCTGCAAATTGGAATTGTCATCACATGCCTTCCTTTATGCAATTAAATGCCCCGCTGAAAAATTATCTTGCTTTTGCTCATAGCTACTTGGGTAGCCACTCAAATCCTCAGACAGACTCCCTTCTTTATCAACTCTTAATCAATCTTCTTACCTCTGAATTAACAACACCCGATCGTTGCGTTATTCAGGTAAAACTCTGGATTGAGCAACATCTTGCTACACCTATCGATATCGGTCACTTGGCAAAACAGTGTCATATCAGTAAGAGTCAACTTCAGCGACGTTTTAAACAGAATACCGGTTTTTCCGTGGCACAATATTGTTCGACAGCTGTCATGCCTCTAGCTACCGTCATCCTTGCGTGGATTATTCTTGGTGAGCAATTAACTGTCTGGCAATGTGTAGGCATGGGGTTAGTTTTACTATCTATCGTTATTTACGCAAAAAAATGA
- a CDS encoding helix-turn-helix domain-containing protein, with amino-acid sequence MSNSLSLRSYTSETHTHSHDFAQLVLPLRGQLELEIGGKSGIVNEATGAYIHSNTQHCFASGEDNLFLVVDFLNTSANWNCHHMPSFMQLNAPLKNYLAFAHSYLGSHSNPQTDSLLYQLLINLLTSELTTPDRCVIQVKLWIEQHLATPIDIGHLAKQCHISKSQLQRRFKQNTGFSVAQYWRMKRLEYAQYLLRNSDLSIEDIAYQIGYENLSAFSRRFQQSFAISPSQWRNLTLAAKNVRVEDNHY; translated from the coding sequence ATGTCAAATTCTCTATCTTTACGCTCATATACAAGCGAGACACACACTCATAGCCATGATTTTGCGCAATTGGTATTACCCCTTAGAGGCCAACTTGAACTGGAGATTGGTGGTAAATCCGGAATTGTAAACGAAGCGACAGGGGCTTATATTCATTCAAATACACAACATTGCTTTGCCAGTGGCGAAGATAATCTATTCTTAGTGGTAGATTTCTTAAATACTTCTGCAAATTGGAATTGTCATCACATGCCTTCCTTTATGCAATTAAATGCCCCGCTGAAAAATTATCTTGCTTTTGCTCATAGCTACTTGGGTAGCCACTCAAATCCTCAGACAGACTCCCTTCTTTATCAACTCTTAATCAATCTTCTTACCTCTGAATTAACAACACCCGATCGTTGCGTTATTCAGGTAAAACTCTGGATTGAGCAACATCTTGCTACACCTATCGATATCGGTCACTTGGCAAAACAGTGTCATATCAGTAAGAGTCAACTTCAGCGACGTTTTAAACAGAATACCGGTTTTTCCGTGGCACAATATTGGCGGATGAAAAGATTAGAGTATGCTCAATATTTGCTTCGCAATAGCGATTTGTCTATAGAAGATATTGCTTATCAAATTGGCTATGAAAATTTATCCGCATTTAGCCGACGTTTTCAGCAAAGTTTTGCTATCTCACCCTCGCAATGGCGAAATTTGACGCTTGCTGCAAAGAATGTGCGTGTTGAGGATAATCATTATTAA
- a CDS encoding MFS transporter, translating into MFKSKSKFLPFFMWFFPLSFFTYQFILRLWPGLMMHQIMEQFSIDASRFGVLAALYYYGYSGMQIPVAIMLERFKVRYVVFAFSLLCGLATLLFSYTNNWYLAGLSRFLVGAGSAVGFLAVSKVISQWFPKSKYAKMVGFSFTLGLLGAIYGGKPVSLLVANYPWQNVALILALIAMLLGVGSYYFLRSPQQNNTKTDEPTTSFKASYFRTLLSSPTIWILAVANLLMVGSLEGFADVWGVSYLTTAFELDKSNAAQLVSFIFVGMLFGGPLLAFLSKYLGNYTVIAFCGVGMAFVFKLLLSTTTYNWYWLAALFFLIGLMCCYQVIVFAAGSDLVETKLLGVTIAFLNCINMLGGSFFHTLIGKAMDATWGGALSEEGLRIYALESYKTALLLIPGCAVVGSCLVGLIGFNLHRRQAHSLQA; encoded by the coding sequence ATGTTTAAGTCAAAGTCAAAATTTTTGCCTTTTTTTATGTGGTTCTTTCCCCTATCTTTTTTCACTTACCAATTTATTTTACGGCTTTGGCCGGGATTAATGATGCATCAAATTATGGAACAGTTTTCCATTGATGCTAGTCGTTTCGGAGTTCTTGCAGCGCTTTATTATTATGGCTATTCCGGAATGCAAATTCCTGTTGCCATCATGCTGGAGCGCTTTAAGGTTCGCTATGTGGTGTTTGCATTTTCTCTGCTATGTGGACTTGCAACCCTTTTATTTAGTTATACCAATAATTGGTATTTAGCTGGCTTAAGCCGCTTTTTGGTGGGCGCAGGTTCGGCGGTAGGCTTTCTTGCGGTTTCCAAAGTCATTTCTCAGTGGTTTCCCAAATCTAAATACGCCAAAATGGTTGGATTCTCTTTTACTCTAGGACTTCTAGGAGCTATCTATGGCGGAAAGCCGGTCAGCTTATTGGTTGCAAATTATCCTTGGCAAAACGTAGCGCTCATCTTGGCACTTATCGCCATGCTTTTGGGTGTAGGAAGTTATTACTTTTTACGCTCGCCGCAACAAAACAATACAAAAACGGATGAACCAACAACAAGCTTTAAAGCCTCTTATTTCCGCACTCTTTTAAGTTCGCCCACGATATGGATATTAGCTGTTGCGAATCTTTTAATGGTGGGATCACTTGAAGGATTTGCTGATGTGTGGGGAGTTTCCTATTTAACCACCGCTTTTGAGTTAGATAAAAGCAATGCTGCACAATTAGTTAGCTTTATCTTTGTAGGAATGTTATTTGGTGGGCCTTTGCTTGCCTTTCTCAGTAAGTATTTAGGCAACTATACGGTGATTGCTTTTTGCGGGGTAGGTATGGCTTTCGTTTTTAAGTTATTATTATCAACTACAACGTACAACTGGTATTGGCTTGCTGCTCTATTTTTCTTAATTGGCTTAATGTGTTGTTATCAGGTCATTGTTTTTGCTGCCGGTTCGGACTTGGTGGAAACCAAATTACTTGGGGTAACGATTGCATTCCTCAACTGCATCAACATGCTCGGCGGTTCATTTTTTCATACCTTAATTGGTAAAGCTATGGATGCGACCTGGGGTGGAGCTCTCAGTGAAGAGGGGCTGCGCATCTATGCACTGGAGTCTTATAAAACTGCTCTGCTCCTAATTCCTGGATGTGCTGTAGTTGGCTCTTGCCTTGTGGGTTTGATAGGTTTTAATTTACACCGTCGTCAAGCGCATAGTTTACAGGCATAG
- a CDS encoding cysteine hydrolase family protein has translation MSNTAVIVIDFINDIAHQNGKIAAAASFINSNRIIENTNKLIAIAREKNFLLLFVKVAFSQDYQECPEDSPVFGKIKELKALQLGTWGAEFHEKLATLPDDIVIVKHRVSAFYGTPLEIYLRTNHIETVLLSGVATNMTITSTAREAHDRDYKVVILEDACAAATEEIQKNSLELLSRVARIINLEQLKKEL, from the coding sequence ATGAGTAATACGGCGGTTATTGTCATTGATTTTATCAACGACATAGCCCATCAAAATGGCAAGATAGCTGCTGCTGCCTCATTCATCAATAGTAATCGCATCATTGAAAATACAAACAAGTTGATCGCAATAGCAAGAGAAAAAAATTTCTTGTTGCTTTTTGTTAAAGTTGCATTTTCTCAAGATTATCAAGAGTGCCCTGAGGATTCTCCGGTATTTGGCAAAATTAAAGAGTTAAAAGCACTACAATTGGGTACATGGGGCGCTGAATTTCATGAAAAGCTGGCAACTTTACCTGACGATATCGTTATTGTTAAACATCGAGTCAGTGCTTTTTATGGGACTCCTCTAGAGATTTATTTACGCACTAACCACATTGAGACTGTATTACTTAGTGGGGTTGCCACCAACATGACGATTACCTCGACGGCACGCGAAGCCCATGATCGTGATTATAAAGTAGTAATTCTTGAGGATGCGTGTGCTGCGGCAACTGAGGAGATACAGAAAAATAGTTTGGAACTGCTTTCCCGTGTTGCACGAATAATCAATCTGGAACAGCTAAAAAAAGAGTTATGA
- a CDS encoding Fic family protein, whose product MFNKLLKSEFSSVTSKFTSITHNALTMERLYESISDLTSRLSQKDMIESNDYRSLCIQLNYLFLNIQRDNQTFILEKKGQQAVRNLLDELNQREMKIPERYEAKEDHTFFYFHLLKSWLNFATGNFSEAIKLLEIARTFPQKTKALETDHLLSVADEQMEQQKSTEQCLMQENKQTTGETALSSPEFTTLVSKYSSNKKQQLLDISDETLARYFIDPRHQKEKGDPIAAWNKREPGSVSAMVKMIRAMFNKDADLSVDFIKEMHKLALEGVTLPQAGRKLPITPGEFRKESVRFSMKVKYECSLAGYYNLSDWVEKQKIKKRHFVLITSDSFNSIELQIHTAFSQIEEQLLELINDYRANISSATSVREVIKACATFSHDFVLMHPFSDGNLRLSQQLLNFLLAKNNLPLCILSEPFLIPGVSPDELVDHIAKGFDNFEHLMTKGYLPGTNIEFDSENIDKNDNPTNLIGQSIFKSKAGPMEDNGALSGIVKLSCELH is encoded by the coding sequence ATGTTTAATAAATTGTTAAAATCTGAGTTTTCCTCAGTTACTTCTAAATTCACTTCTATTACTCACAATGCTCTGACTATGGAGCGGTTATATGAGTCCATATCTGATTTAACATCTAGATTAAGTCAAAAAGATATGATAGAGAGCAATGATTATCGGTCATTATGCATTCAACTTAATTATCTATTTTTAAATATACAAAGAGACAATCAAACCTTTATTCTAGAAAAAAAAGGCCAGCAAGCAGTCAGAAATTTATTGGATGAATTGAATCAACGAGAAATGAAAATTCCTGAGCGTTATGAAGCTAAAGAAGACCATACCTTTTTTTACTTTCATCTATTAAAAAGCTGGCTTAATTTTGCAACAGGCAACTTTAGCGAAGCAATAAAATTGCTTGAAATAGCTAGAACTTTTCCTCAAAAAACGAAGGCCCTTGAAACAGACCATTTACTATCTGTGGCTGATGAGCAGATGGAACAGCAGAAATCCACAGAACAGTGTTTAATGCAGGAAAATAAGCAAACAACAGGAGAAACTGCACTATCATCACCAGAATTTACAACCCTTGTGAGTAAATATTCATCTAATAAAAAGCAACAGCTACTCGATATTTCAGATGAAACTTTAGCTCGCTATTTTATCGATCCCAGACATCAGAAAGAAAAAGGCGATCCTATAGCCGCATGGAATAAGAGAGAGCCTGGTTCTGTTTCAGCGATGGTCAAGATGATTCGTGCAATGTTTAATAAAGATGCCGATTTATCTGTGGATTTTATAAAAGAAATGCATAAGCTAGCTTTGGAAGGTGTAACACTACCCCAAGCCGGAAGAAAGCTACCTATAACTCCAGGTGAATTTAGAAAGGAGTCTGTGCGATTTAGTATGAAGGTAAAGTATGAATGCTCACTGGCAGGGTATTATAACCTATCAGATTGGGTAGAAAAACAAAAAATTAAAAAGCGCCACTTTGTCCTTATAACTTCGGATTCTTTTAATTCAATTGAACTACAGATACACACAGCATTTAGTCAAATTGAGGAACAATTACTTGAATTAATCAATGATTATCGCGCTAACATTAGCAGTGCTACCTCTGTAAGAGAAGTTATAAAAGCATGTGCGACTTTTTCTCATGATTTTGTTTTAATGCATCCCTTTAGTGATGGTAATTTGCGATTATCCCAACAACTGTTAAATTTTCTTTTAGCCAAAAACAATCTTCCTTTGTGTATACTTTCTGAACCATTTTTAATTCCAGGTGTGTCGCCTGATGAGTTGGTGGATCATATTGCAAAGGGGTTTGATAATTTCGAGCACCTCATGACAAAAGGATATTTGCCAGGCACAAATATCGAATTTGATTCAGAAAACATCGATAAAAATGACAATCCAACTAACTTAATAGGGCAATCAATATTCAAAAGTAAAGCCGGGCCTATGGAAGATAATGGGGCTTTGTCAGGCATCGTCAAGTTATCTTGTGAGCTACACTAA
- a CDS encoding RES family NAD+ phosphorylase, with translation MFNYIDYKEKTHRLIPSRYPPVSLFDWAESKEELEQIAYLEGLTNDRLTTEYGQISLVAKEDWIGGAGSTPLMAAFTHFGFSRFSDGSAYGVYYAGDSIKTAIAETKFHRERFLAASNEPPCIVQMREYTAFITKNLINLCDDAYKEYLEPEVSSYHKSQELGREIKRRNEWGIIYPSVRNTSSDARCMGIFRPPALTIPTQAAHYDYIWDGQIISEIRKSINIK, from the coding sequence ATGTTTAATTATATCGATTATAAAGAAAAAACTCATCGACTTATTCCATCTCGTTATCCACCAGTTTCATTGTTTGACTGGGCAGAATCTAAAGAAGAACTTGAGCAAATTGCCTATCTGGAGGGATTAACCAATGATCGCTTAACTACAGAATATGGGCAAATTTCACTGGTCGCAAAAGAAGATTGGATAGGCGGAGCGGGTTCAACGCCTTTAATGGCAGCATTCACGCATTTTGGCTTTTCACGGTTTAGTGATGGTAGTGCTTATGGAGTCTATTATGCCGGCGATTCTATCAAAACAGCCATTGCAGAGACTAAATTTCATCGGGAACGTTTCTTAGCTGCATCAAATGAGCCTCCTTGTATTGTGCAAATGAGGGAATACACAGCGTTTATCACCAAAAATTTGATCAATCTTTGTGATGATGCTTATAAAGAATATTTAGAGCCAGAAGTAAGCTCCTATCATAAAAGCCAGGAGCTAGGGCGTGAAATAAAGCGTCGAAATGAATGGGGTATAATTTACCCGAGCGTCAGAAATACTTCTTCGGATGCTCGTTGTATGGGAATTTTTCGACCTCCTGCTTTAACAATTCCTACACAGGCTGCCCATTATGATTATATTTGGGATGGCCAGATAATTTCAGAAATAAGAAAATCAATTAATATCAAATAG
- a CDS encoding MarR family winged helix-turn-helix transcriptional regulator: protein MLTSSLLKKANRLLIKKANELLKPYNITHAYTSFLLELFKQNGLTQAQMCKQIGIEQPTAVRTLDRMERDGFIYRKASETDRRVFLVHLTEKALDAKKDMDNCAANLNKVALAGFSKEEKEQFNQFIKRVNANLEKLKE from the coding sequence ATGTTAACCTCAAGTTTACTAAAAAAAGCCAATCGCCTACTTATCAAAAAGGCCAATGAATTATTAAAACCTTATAATATTACTCATGCTTATACCTCCTTTTTATTAGAACTTTTTAAACAAAATGGGCTTACTCAAGCACAAATGTGTAAACAGATTGGAATCGAACAACCAACTGCGGTCAGGACACTTGATCGAATGGAACGTGATGGTTTTATTTATAGAAAAGCTTCAGAAACTGACAGGCGTGTTTTTTTGGTTCATCTAACCGAAAAAGCACTTGATGCTAAAAAAGATATGGACAATTGTGCCGCCAATCTGAACAAAGTTGCTTTAGCTGGGTTTAGCAAAGAAGAAAAAGAACAATTTAATCAGTTTATTAAACGGGTCAATGCTAATTTAGAAAAATTAAAAGAATAG
- a CDS encoding MmgE/PrpD family protein, with product MGSIVKVTTASKKQFEKRIKYAKGTPQNRMSMEEIESKFKNCVSPVMSDETAKALLERIKNFPNLKNSEEITDLWAVE from the coding sequence ATGGGAAGTATTGTTAAAGTCACAACAGCCAGTAAGAAACAATTTGAAAAACGCATTAAATATGCAAAAGGAACTCCTCAAAACCGAATGTCTATGGAAGAGATAGAGTCTAAATTTAAAAATTGTGTGTCGCCTGTGATGAGTGATGAAACCGCAAAAGCATTATTAGAAAGAATTAAAAATTTCCCGAATTTGAAAAACAGTGAAGAGATTACTGATTTGTGGGCTGTAGAGTAG
- a CDS encoding PhzF family phenazine biosynthesis protein — protein MTKQSMFQVDAFTAKLFGGNPAAVCPLEEWLSDELMQSIASENNLSETAFIIKEGHHFHIRWFTPNSEVALCGHATLASAYVIFEKLGYPGDSLSFQSLSGELRVNRLGNALQLDFPALPYTEITPSSALLAAMNVVPKKVYESTFDLLLIFDDEADVKNAQLDLNAISRLQTRGVILSAPSTKYDVYSRCFYPGCDVPEDPVTGSAHCVIAPYWSERLGKKKIYALQGLRRQGELLCEVNNGRVLLKGECRLYLEGEISLPNVYE, from the coding sequence ATGACAAAACAATCCATGTTCCAGGTGGATGCGTTTACTGCCAAATTGTTTGGTGGTAACCCGGCGGCAGTTTGCCCTTTAGAAGAATGGTTAAGCGATGAGTTAATGCAATCTATCGCAAGTGAAAATAATTTATCTGAAACTGCGTTTATTATAAAAGAAGGGCATCATTTTCATATTCGCTGGTTTACACCTAATTCAGAAGTAGCCTTATGTGGACATGCAACCTTAGCGAGTGCTTATGTGATTTTTGAAAAACTTGGCTACCCAGGTGATAGTTTAAGTTTTCAAAGTTTAAGTGGGGAGTTACGAGTTAATAGGTTGGGTAATGCCCTGCAATTAGATTTTCCGGCTCTTCCTTACACTGAGATTACACCTTCATCAGCTTTATTGGCAGCAATGAATGTAGTTCCTAAAAAAGTTTATGAAAGTACATTTGATTTATTATTGATTTTTGATGATGAAGCGGACGTTAAAAATGCACAATTGGATTTAAATGCCATTAGCCGTTTACAAACTAGAGGGGTAATTTTATCGGCACCTTCGACAAAATATGATGTTTATTCTCGATGCTTTTATCCAGGATGTGATGTTCCTGAAGATCCTGTCACAGGTTCAGCGCATTGTGTGATTGCTCCATATTGGAGCGAGCGGTTAGGGAAGAAAAAAATTTATGCCTTACAAGGCTTGAGACGTCAGGGAGAACTACTCTGTGAAGTTAACAATGGTAGAGTTTTACTAAAGGGTGAGTGTCGTTTATATCTCGAAGGAGAAATTTCATTACCTAATGTTTATGAGTGA
- the cysZ gene encoding sulfate transporter CysZ — translation MKDFFLGVYYFFLGFKNLTQKGLKAFVILPIIFNLLIYIALAYIGYHYLSPIVHHYVSKLPEWLSFLSGFFTVLFFILFILFFLTTFSVLANICAAPFNGLLAERAQKLLMKDVIPERAFLSVVLQTIKRQGQFIRYYIPRLLLMCLLFFIPPLHPLLPFLWFLFNAWVLSIQYQDFAMDNNLIDFKAMRTIINHSKALSFGFGMTISSLSFIPFLNLIIMPAAVVGGVFLFYDNKHKSNYLSNLLSHSQKLKE, via the coding sequence ATGAAAGATTTTTTCTTAGGAGTTTATTATTTCTTCTTAGGGTTTAAAAATCTGACACAAAAAGGTTTGAAAGCGTTTGTAATATTACCCATTATTTTCAATCTTCTAATTTATATTGCCCTTGCTTATATTGGTTATCATTACTTGTCACCTATCGTTCACCATTACGTCAGTAAACTTCCTGAATGGCTTAGCTTTCTTAGTGGTTTTTTTACCGTGCTCTTCTTTATCTTGTTTATATTATTTTTCTTAACTACTTTTTCTGTGCTAGCCAATATTTGCGCTGCTCCCTTTAATGGTTTATTAGCAGAGCGTGCCCAAAAATTATTAATGAAAGATGTCATTCCAGAGCGAGCTTTTCTGAGTGTTGTGCTACAAACAATAAAACGTCAGGGGCAATTTATTCGTTACTATATCCCTCGCTTACTTTTAATGTGTTTATTATTTTTTATCCCCCCATTGCATCCATTGTTGCCATTTCTATGGTTTTTATTTAATGCCTGGGTATTAAGTATTCAGTATCAAGATTTTGCAATGGACAATAATCTTATTGATTTCAAAGCAATGCGGACAATAATTAATCATAGTAAGGCATTATCCTTTGGATTTGGTATGACTATTAGCAGTTTGAGTTTTATTCCTTTCCTGAATCTTATTATCATGCCCGCCGCTGTTGTAGGTGGTGTTTTTCTATTTTATGACAACAAACATAAGTCTAATTATCTGTCGAATTTATTGTCTCACTCTCAAAAATTAAAAGAATAA
- a CDS encoding zinc-binding alcohol dehydrogenase family protein, whose translation MKAIGYNKSLPIEDPNSLMDIELPTPTATGRDLLVEVKAIAVNPVDYKVRQREEAQPGAYRVLGWDAAGVVKAVGEQVTSFKPGDEVWYAGDITRAGCNSEFHLVDERIVGLKPKSLSFEKAAALPLTSLTAWELLFDRLCITASEKSSLLITGAAGGVGSILVQLARQLTSLTIIGTASREESKQWILNQGAHYAIDHSKPMHEQLVHLGIHEVDYVISLTHTDDHVEELIKCLKPQSKFALIDDPEYLNIRLFKLKSISIHWEMMYTRSMFKTPDMIKQHNILNEIAHLVDKEIIKTTFNENFGTINAHNLRKAHQLLESHQSRGKIVLSGFA comes from the coding sequence ATGAAGGCTATAGGATACAACAAATCACTGCCTATTGAAGATCCTAATTCATTAATGGATATTGAACTCCCAACCCCCACTGCCACAGGGCGAGATTTGTTGGTTGAAGTAAAAGCCATTGCAGTAAATCCGGTAGATTACAAAGTCAGACAAAGAGAAGAAGCACAACCCGGTGCATACCGTGTGCTCGGTTGGGATGCTGCTGGAGTTGTTAAAGCTGTTGGTGAGCAAGTAACCTCGTTTAAACCAGGTGATGAAGTATGGTATGCAGGGGACATAACGCGCGCGGGTTGCAATAGTGAGTTTCATTTGGTTGATGAGCGCATTGTTGGATTAAAACCTAAAAGTTTATCCTTTGAAAAAGCAGCAGCGTTACCGCTGACTTCACTGACAGCCTGGGAGTTACTTTTTGACCGTCTTTGCATCACTGCAAGTGAAAAATCCAGTCTTTTAATCACGGGGGCAGCTGGAGGCGTTGGCTCTATTTTAGTTCAATTAGCCCGTCAGCTTACCTCGTTAACCATTATCGGTACTGCCTCACGGGAAGAATCCAAACAATGGATATTAAATCAAGGGGCTCACTATGCCATTGACCATAGTAAACCCATGCATGAGCAATTGGTGCATCTTGGAATACATGAAGTAGATTATGTTATCAGCCTGACACATACCGATGACCACGTAGAAGAGTTGATCAAATGCTTAAAACCTCAATCCAAATTTGCATTAATCGATGATCCTGAATATTTAAATATTCGCCTCTTTAAATTAAAGAGTATTTCCATTCATTGGGAAATGATGTACACCCGTTCAATGTTTAAAACTCCAGATATGATTAAACAACATAATATACTGAATGAAATTGCGCATCTGGTTGATAAGGAAATCATTAAAACAACATTTAATGAAAATTTTGGCACCATTAATGCACATAATTTGCGCAAAGCGCATCAACTGCTTGAAAGCCATCAGTCAAGAGGCAAAATAGTATTATCTGGTTTTGCCTAA
- a CDS encoding ferritin-like domain-containing protein — MATIVGIQERFEDALYQLCELDYDVVEAYETAINRIDSETYRSRLKEFKNNHHRHIRDISNLLRKHKATVPVGPSAKQFLVQGKVVFANLFGDEAILQAMLLNERELNTAYERLNCHETKWKDAVTVLTRGLGNERRHQHWLETMLEQ, encoded by the coding sequence ATGGCAACGATTGTAGGAATCCAGGAAAGATTCGAAGACGCACTCTATCAGTTATGTGAGCTGGATTATGACGTTGTTGAAGCGTATGAGACTGCCATTAACCGTATTGATAGTGAAACTTATAGGAGTAGGCTTAAAGAGTTTAAAAATAATCACCATAGGCATATCAGAGATATTTCAAATTTGCTTAGAAAACATAAAGCCACGGTTCCAGTAGGCCCCAGTGCCAAACAATTCCTGGTTCAGGGAAAAGTGGTTTTTGCCAATCTTTTTGGGGATGAGGCTATTCTTCAAGCCATGCTTTTAAATGAAAGAGAGCTTAACACGGCTTATGAGCGCTTAAATTGTCACGAAACGAAATGGAAAGATGCGGTTACTGTTTTAACACGTGGGCTAGGCAATGAAAGAAGGCATCAACATTGGCTTGAGACTATGTTAGAACAATAA